One region of Bacilli bacterium genomic DNA includes:
- a CDS encoding NFACT RNA binding domain-containing protein: MAFDGLVLHALSNELKACVHGRINKIYQPNDHDIVMHLRTKAGNVKLLLSANPTYPRMHLTDRQYTNPQDAPMFCMLLRKHCENGVIDGIGQVGMERIMRIQLRQRDELGDIRKKAIIVELMGRHSNIILLDDTENKILDGIHHVTPAISQYRVVMPGSVYVAPPDQGKSDPFAVTEASFRDTIREHLANAKTEQTSLHRLFVAALSGISPLAAKEIVHRAGVADAAGNLGDAQLAKLWAAFSAVMDQIRQGRIEPNIVDTVSGKADFSVIALTHLAGSVRAFPDVSAMLEAFYGEKAERDAVKQKVADLAKMLQNEIAKNDLKLVKLAETLKEAQEADRFRIMGELVTANMHAIKRGDEQLQAVNYYEETQPVISIPLEPRLTPSENAQRYFKKYTKAKNSIAAIREQMELAQTENRYLKTVRQQLEFAALADVEEIREELTEQGYVRRKAERARKTKPGKQVPKITCFTSSEGIPIYVGKNNIQNEYVTHRLAKANETWLHAKDIPGAHVVIKSNSFGERTLIEAAELAAFFSQGRQSSRVPVDATLIKHVRKPNGAKPGFVIYDHQKTLFVTPDEQRIKAMPNNII; this comes from the coding sequence ATGGCATTCGACGGACTTGTGCTGCACGCGCTGAGTAACGAACTTAAAGCGTGTGTGCACGGACGAATCAATAAAATCTATCAACCAAACGATCACGATATTGTGATGCACCTGCGCACCAAGGCGGGAAATGTGAAACTGCTGCTGTCGGCAAACCCGACGTATCCGCGCATGCATCTCACGGACCGGCAATATACAAATCCGCAGGACGCCCCGATGTTTTGCATGCTGCTGCGCAAACATTGCGAAAACGGAGTGATTGACGGGATCGGGCAAGTCGGAATGGAGCGCATCATGCGCATCCAGCTGCGCCAGCGCGACGAACTCGGGGATATCCGGAAAAAGGCGATCATCGTGGAATTGATGGGCAGGCACAGCAACATCATTCTGCTGGATGATACGGAAAACAAAATTTTGGACGGTATTCATCACGTCACTCCGGCAATCAGCCAATACCGCGTCGTAATGCCCGGAAGCGTGTATGTGGCGCCGCCGGATCAGGGAAAAAGCGATCCGTTCGCCGTTACGGAGGCCTCGTTTCGCGATACGATTCGCGAACACCTGGCAAACGCAAAGACAGAACAAACGTCCTTGCACCGGCTGTTCGTCGCGGCGCTAAGCGGCATCAGCCCGCTCGCAGCAAAAGAGATCGTGCACCGGGCGGGCGTGGCGGACGCGGCCGGCAATCTCGGGGACGCGCAGCTTGCGAAGCTATGGGCGGCATTTTCCGCGGTCATGGACCAAATCCGGCAGGGGCGGATTGAGCCCAACATTGTCGATACCGTAAGCGGCAAAGCGGATTTTTCCGTCATTGCGCTGACGCACCTTGCGGGCAGCGTACGCGCTTTTCCCGATGTGAGCGCCATGCTGGAAGCCTTTTACGGGGAAAAAGCGGAACGGGACGCGGTCAAACAAAAGGTTGCGGATCTTGCCAAAATGCTGCAAAACGAGATCGCCAAAAACGATCTGAAGCTTGTCAAGCTTGCCGAAACGCTTAAAGAAGCGCAGGAGGCCGACCGCTTCCGGATAATGGGTGAGCTTGTCACGGCCAATATGCATGCAATCAAACGCGGCGACGAGCAATTGCAAGCGGTCAATTATTACGAGGAAACCCAGCCGGTCATCAGCATTCCACTTGAGCCGCGGCTTACGCCGTCGGAAAATGCGCAGCGATATTTCAAAAAATACACCAAAGCGAAAAACAGCATTGCGGCCATTCGCGAGCAGATGGAACTTGCGCAAACGGAAAACCGCTATCTGAAAACCGTCCGCCAACAGTTGGAATTCGCCGCGCTTGCGGATGTGGAAGAAATCCGCGAAGAATTGACCGAACAGGGCTATGTCCGCAGAAAAGCGGAGCGCGCAAGGAAAACAAAGCCGGGCAAACAGGTTCCGAAAATAACCTGCTTCACTTCGAGCGAAGGCATTCCCATTTACGTCGGCAAAAACAACATCCAGAACGAATATGTCACACACCGTCTGGCGAAAGCGAACGAAACATGGCTGCATGCAAAAGATATCCCGGGCGCGCATGTGGTGATTAAAAGCAATTCGTTCGGCGAGAGAACGCTCATCGAAGCTGCCGAACTCGCCGCGTTTTTCAGCCAGGGCCGCCAATCGAGCCGCGTGCCGGTGGATGCGACGCTGATCAAGCACGTGCGCAAGCCCAATGGCGCAAAGCCCGGATTCGTCATTTACGACCATCAAAAAACGCTGTTCGTCACCCCGGACGAACAGCGCATCAAAGCAATGCCAAACAACATCATCTGA
- the galU gene encoding UTP--glucose-1-phosphate uridylyltransferase GalU, whose amino-acid sequence MVRKAIIPAAGLGTRFLPATKAQPKEMLPIVDKPAIQYIVEEAISSGVEDIIIVTGRNKRAIEDHFDKSIELEIMLQEKGKQDLLQIVQGISNMVDIHYIRQKEPLGLGHAVLCAKTFIGNEPFAVLLGDDIIQSDPPCLKQMIELHEKTKASVIATQQVPWEDVSKYGIVSPAARDAELTPSCMWIDDLVEKPDRKEAPSNYAVIGRYILQPEIFHILQDLQPSKGGEIQLTDALRILNRTQRMAAFGINGKRYDTGDKLGYIEATVEMALQRPELKGDLTAYLKKLLQAENDGHKPQS is encoded by the coding sequence ATGGTACGAAAAGCGATTATTCCCGCGGCCGGTTTGGGCACAAGATTCCTGCCGGCGACGAAGGCGCAGCCGAAAGAGATGCTGCCGATCGTGGACAAACCGGCGATCCAATACATCGTCGAAGAAGCCATCTCATCAGGCGTGGAAGACATCATCATCGTAACCGGCCGCAACAAGCGGGCGATTGAGGACCACTTTGACAAGTCGATCGAATTGGAAATCATGCTGCAGGAAAAAGGCAAGCAGGACCTGCTGCAAATTGTGCAAGGCATCTCGAATATGGTGGATATCCACTACATCAGGCAAAAGGAACCGTTGGGGCTTGGGCATGCGGTGCTGTGCGCCAAAACGTTCATCGGCAACGAGCCGTTTGCCGTGCTTTTGGGCGACGATATTATCCAATCGGACCCGCCATGCCTGAAGCAAATGATTGAACTGCATGAAAAGACAAAAGCTTCCGTGATCGCCACACAGCAGGTGCCGTGGGAAGACGTCAGCAAATACGGGATTGTTTCGCCGGCCGCCCGCGATGCGGAATTGACGCCCAGTTGCATGTGGATCGACGATTTGGTGGAGAAACCGGACAGAAAAGAAGCGCCTTCCAATTATGCCGTCATTGGAAGATACATACTGCAGCCGGAAATTTTTCATATCCTTCAGGATTTGCAGCCAAGCAAGGGCGGCGAGATCCAGCTGACCGACGCGCTGCGCATTTTGAACCGGACGCAGCGCATGGCCGCGTTCGGCATTAACGGCAAGCGCTACGATACCGGCGACAAGCTGGGGTATATCGAGGCGACCGTGGAAATGGCCCTGCAGCGGCCGGAATTGAAAGGCGATTTGACTGCCTATCTTAAAAAATTGCTGCAGGCTGAAAACGATGGGCATAAGCCCCAATCGTAA
- a CDS encoding selenium metabolism-associated LysR family transcriptional regulator, whose translation MALNFHQLHIFYTVAEKGSFSAAAQYLHMTQPAVTMQIQALEDFFGVRLFHRSTKRVELSDAGKALLPYAQKSIELVKETEVAMSSFTHKLQGKLLLGASLTIGEYILPRLLVPFGKEYPNISVQMKVMNTTQIIEEIMSSQLNFGLVEAPVQHAGVHTEVVLDDELLLIYPPTHPLASLKTCSIDDVLQYPFVLREQGSGTRQVMEEELRRKGVDLSRQHILMELGSTGAVKSAVESGIGISILSESSVRHELALGVLKASRIDGLKFKRHFYSVYLDSAILPITAVTFLQFLRDRDIGKWL comes from the coding sequence ATGGCGCTGAATTTTCACCAGTTGCATATTTTTTATACGGTGGCGGAGAAAGGAAGTTTTTCGGCGGCGGCGCAATACTTGCATATGACGCAGCCGGCCGTGACCATGCAAATACAGGCTTTGGAAGATTTTTTCGGCGTCAGGCTGTTTCACCGCTCCACCAAACGGGTCGAACTGTCGGACGCGGGCAAGGCGCTTCTGCCCTATGCCCAGAAAAGCATCGAACTGGTGAAAGAGACGGAAGTGGCCATGTCGAGCTTTACCCATAAGCTGCAGGGCAAACTGCTCTTGGGGGCGAGCCTGACCATCGGCGAGTATATTTTGCCGCGGCTTTTGGTGCCTTTTGGCAAGGAATACCCGAACATTTCCGTACAGATGAAAGTGATGAATACAACGCAGATCATCGAGGAGATCATGAGCAGCCAGCTCAATTTCGGACTTGTCGAAGCGCCGGTGCAGCACGCCGGCGTGCATACGGAAGTTGTTTTGGACGACGAACTGTTGCTCATCTATCCGCCCACGCATCCGCTTGCGTCTTTGAAAACTTGCTCGATTGACGATGTGCTTCAGTATCCGTTTGTGCTGCGCGAGCAAGGTTCCGGCACGCGGCAGGTGATGGAGGAGGAATTGCGGAGAAAGGGTGTTGATCTTTCCCGCCAGCATATTCTGATGGAATTGGGCAGCACGGGAGCGGTCAAGTCCGCGGTGGAATCGGGGATCGGCATCTCGATTTTATCCGAGTCTTCGGTCCGGCATGAACTCGCCTTGGGCGTTTTAAAGGCGTCCAGAATCGATGGGTTGAAATTCAAGCGGCATTTTTATTCGGTATATCTCGACTCCGCCATTCTGCCGATCACCGCTGTTACGTTTTTGCAATTTTTGCGGGATCGGGACATTGGCAAATGGTTGTAG
- a CDS encoding YlbG family protein, producing MFVLRERCGLIVWISDVKAAKGLERYGNLYYVSRRMHYALLYINADREAELTAQIKKLHYVRRVEKSLRGEIKTEFSRDAQDKSRTYSL from the coding sequence ATGTTTGTGTTGAGAGAAAGATGCGGATTAATCGTCTGGATCAGCGATGTAAAAGCGGCAAAGGGGTTGGAACGTTATGGAAATCTGTATTATGTTTCGCGCCGCATGCATTACGCGCTTTTGTATATAAACGCTGACAGGGAAGCGGAACTGACCGCGCAAATCAAAAAATTGCATTACGTAAGGAGGGTGGAAAAGTCGCTGCGCGGCGAAATTAAGACGGAATTCAGCAGAGATGCGCAAGATAAATCCCGGACGTATTCCCTGTGA
- a CDS encoding YlbF family regulator, producing MSVAEKKAIDMGELLLKAYELSDLIKNSAEAAQYLQYKRELANDPLAQSAIREFNKLKERFEECERFGRRHPDFYDTMKKTRHALAEVNAIESVKRYREAEKNLDELLNLVSRTIAHAVSETVKVPSNNPLPSESGCGSCGSSGHCG from the coding sequence TTGAGTGTCGCGGAAAAAAAGGCAATCGATATGGGCGAGCTTCTGTTGAAGGCGTATGAGTTAAGCGATTTGATCAAAAATTCGGCGGAAGCCGCGCAATATTTGCAATATAAACGGGAGTTGGCGAATGATCCGCTTGCGCAATCGGCGATACGTGAATTCAACAAGCTGAAAGAACGGTTTGAGGAATGCGAGCGGTTTGGGCGGCGCCACCCCGATTTTTATGATACGATGAAAAAAACAAGGCACGCCCTGGCCGAGGTGAACGCGATCGAATCGGTAAAACGGTACCGTGAAGCGGAGAAGAATCTTGACGAACTGCTCAATCTGGTCTCCCGGACAATTGCGCACGCCGTCTCGGAGACGGTAAAAGTTCCGAGCAACAATCCGCTTCCTTCGGAAAGCGGTTGCGGTTCGTGCGGCTCTTCGGGACACTGCGGGTGA
- a CDS encoding helicase-associated domain-containing protein → MKYADILRHFPEQTRRELTQPFRQCGMDAAQTVPTLSTLRGVFQTLVPLAQKTLALIVRTFGGSPFAEQRLIEEGRTLTAAEKKVGATLLRQAGILFSARKSWGETVYFLPLDLAPAWYVLCHAEKFRQPPIAAAAATCGEPAKSLLHSLFVLLADAAKRKPQLTKQRMLQKKDVTQYNELLLRAMEKPDGDAFAGWGNPLYPEPLASVLQLAFDLRLMREHAGCLIVREEAVYAWFDRPADALENELLAYVAERVMRKRPEWQQALFMMLGQPERGWFAPRALAEALAACGDPPRCSEQSSAALTESIRRLAVLFCACGFMEQGAASDNATVYRWKMPPVIPLGSADRQSESAASPTARRAQIYVQSDLEIVVPPEVSYAVKWRLEKFADRCGADWTWTYRLQKNTMISAYQNGLHVKDAVHFLTEHGATGVPANVRDALYRWWDEHNRLEIMEALLLRCKEERDTDMLAAKFAAAKIPHEKVGAHALAFPKDAHAAIQKELQRLNLHANSLANVGKTSGERPPEPIAGETSASETPAGKDVNAEPLTAFGRLETKRPTIQDAYPGLRRIPKSWLEGARSYHFSTMKNLLQTAIDWGAYVRLKQAGQEVVLIPEEISGSGFDWEVVGRISGQKMRLSPANWNELQLILPGINDKYML, encoded by the coding sequence GTGAAATACGCGGATATTTTGCGGCATTTCCCCGAGCAAACAAGGCGGGAGCTAACGCAGCCGTTTCGGCAATGCGGTATGGACGCGGCGCAAACCGTCCCGACTCTCTCCACACTGCGCGGGGTTTTTCAGACGCTTGTGCCGCTTGCGCAAAAAACGCTTGCGCTCATCGTCCGTACTTTCGGCGGCAGTCCGTTTGCCGAACAGCGCTTGATCGAGGAAGGCAGGACGTTGACCGCGGCGGAGAAAAAAGTCGGCGCCACGCTGCTGCGACAAGCGGGCATTCTGTTTTCCGCCCGCAAAAGCTGGGGCGAGACGGTTTATTTTCTGCCGCTTGATTTGGCGCCGGCATGGTACGTCTTATGCCATGCGGAAAAGTTCAGGCAACCGCCGATTGCCGCGGCAGCCGCAACCTGCGGCGAGCCCGCAAAGTCGCTGCTCCACTCTTTATTCGTGTTGCTCGCGGATGCCGCCAAAAGAAAGCCGCAGCTGACGAAGCAGCGCATGCTGCAGAAAAAAGACGTGACGCAGTACAACGAACTGCTGCTGCGCGCAATGGAAAAACCGGACGGCGATGCTTTTGCCGGATGGGGCAACCCGCTCTATCCCGAACCGCTCGCTTCCGTGCTGCAGTTGGCGTTTGACCTTAGGCTGATGCGGGAGCATGCGGGTTGCCTCATTGTGCGCGAAGAAGCCGTATATGCCTGGTTTGACCGCCCGGCGGACGCTTTGGAAAACGAATTGTTGGCATATGTGGCGGAGCGGGTCATGCGAAAGCGACCGGAATGGCAGCAGGCGTTGTTTATGATGCTTGGGCAGCCGGAACGCGGTTGGTTCGCGCCGCGGGCGCTGGCGGAAGCGCTTGCGGCGTGCGGCGATCCGCCCCGCTGCTCCGAACAATCAAGTGCCGCTTTAACCGAAAGCATCCGCCGCCTTGCGGTTCTTTTTTGCGCTTGCGGCTTTATGGAGCAAGGGGCGGCAAGCGACAATGCAACCGTATACCGCTGGAAGATGCCGCCTGTCATTCCGTTGGGAAGCGCGGATAGGCAAAGCGAATCGGCCGCTTCGCCTACTGCAAGGCGCGCGCAAATCTATGTCCAATCGGATCTGGAAATCGTCGTTCCTCCCGAAGTTTCGTACGCAGTGAAGTGGAGGCTGGAAAAATTCGCGGACAGATGCGGCGCCGATTGGACGTGGACTTACCGCCTGCAAAAAAATACGATGATTTCCGCTTACCAAAACGGGCTTCACGTGAAAGACGCCGTTCATTTTCTCACGGAGCACGGCGCAACCGGAGTTCCCGCAAACGTCAGGGATGCGCTTTACCGTTGGTGGGATGAACACAATCGTCTGGAAATCATGGAGGCGCTGCTCTTGCGCTGCAAGGAGGAGCGCGATACGGACATGCTTGCGGCCAAATTTGCCGCGGCGAAAATTCCGCATGAAAAAGTGGGAGCGCATGCGCTCGCGTTTCCCAAAGATGCGCATGCCGCCATCCAAAAGGAACTGCAGCGCTTAAATCTGCATGCCAATAGCTTGGCGAACGTCGGGAAGACAAGCGGGGAAAGGCCGCCGGAACCAATTGCCGGCGAAACATCGGCAAGCGAGACGCCGGCCGGCAAAGATGTAAACGCTGAACCGCTTACCGCATTCGGCAGGCTGGAAACGAAGCGTCCGACCATTCAGGACGCCTATCCCGGTTTGCGGCGCATTCCCAAATCGTGGCTGGAGGGTGCGCGCAGCTATCATTTTTCCACGATGAAAAATTTGCTGCAAACGGCGATCGATTGGGGCGCGTATGTGCGACTGAAGCAGGCGGGGCAAGAAGTCGTCCTGATTCCGGAGGAAATCTCCGGGAGCGGCTTTGATTGGGAAGTGGTGGGGCGCATTTCCGGCCAAAAAATGCGCTTATCTCCCGCAAATTGGAACGAATTGCAGTTGATTTTACCGGGAATAAATGATAAATACATGTTATGA
- a CDS encoding DNA repair helicase XPB: MEKADKPLMVQSDLTVLLEANNPRFREARNMLTRFAFLLKTPELIHTYRITPLSLWNAASSGLTGERIIAFLNQHCRHELPQSCRDAIKLWHDRYGLFQLVQNGGTLVLLAKEPEYLEKVAANPAVRKCLADMRVNIGTAAVCPDKRGELKRAMISLGFPVIDKAGCRAGEALAFRLRETTTSGAKFALRPYQLAALSAFVGETGEEKRSGMVVLPCGAGKTIVGIAAMSRLQCATLILTASVASARQWKDEILGKTTLTEAQVGEYSGERKEVKPVTIATYQIVTHRKSRNSVFLHMRLFHEREWGLIIYDEAHLLPAPVFRVTAALQAARRLGLTATLVREDGCEEDVFSLIGPKLYELPWRDMEEERWIAAAYCAEVRVPFPDVQRELYRGATARAKVRIAGENPAKVAVLRELLRRHRQEQILIIGQFLSQLQTIARDLRVPLITGKTPQAERENLYRQFRARQIPILIVSKVANFAIDLPDAAVAVQVSGSFGSRQEEAQRLGRILRPKAEGNKAYFYSLVTEGSCEQDFALKRKLFLAEQGYQYAIERVFGEHMLERVSL; this comes from the coding sequence ATGGAAAAAGCCGACAAACCGCTAATGGTGCAAAGCGACCTGACGGTTTTGCTGGAAGCAAACAACCCCCGTTTCCGTGAAGCGCGCAACATGCTCACGCGGTTTGCATTTTTGTTGAAAACTCCGGAATTGATCCATACATACCGGATTACGCCGTTGTCGTTGTGGAATGCGGCGTCCTCCGGTTTAACCGGCGAACGCATCATCGCTTTTCTTAACCAGCATTGCCGCCATGAGTTGCCGCAGTCTTGCCGGGATGCGATTAAACTGTGGCACGACAGATACGGCCTTTTTCAATTGGTGCAAAACGGCGGGACGTTGGTGTTGCTTGCGAAGGAACCGGAATATTTGGAAAAAGTCGCGGCCAACCCGGCCGTGCGGAAATGTTTAGCGGATATGCGCGTAAATATCGGCACAGCGGCCGTTTGCCCGGATAAGCGCGGCGAATTGAAGCGGGCCATGATCAGCCTGGGGTTTCCGGTGATCGACAAGGCGGGCTGCCGGGCGGGTGAAGCGCTCGCTTTCCGGTTGCGGGAAACGACTACTTCCGGGGCAAAGTTCGCGCTGCGCCCGTACCAGTTGGCGGCGTTGTCCGCTTTTGTCGGCGAGACGGGCGAGGAGAAGCGAAGCGGGATGGTCGTTTTGCCGTGCGGAGCGGGAAAGACGATCGTCGGAATCGCCGCAATGTCCCGCTTACAATGCGCCACATTGATTCTCACAGCAAGCGTCGCTTCGGCGCGGCAGTGGAAAGACGAGATTCTCGGCAAAACAACGTTGACGGAAGCGCAAGTCGGCGAATATTCGGGTGAAAGAAAAGAAGTAAAGCCGGTCACCATTGCGACGTATCAAATTGTAACGCACCGCAAATCGCGCAATTCCGTATTTTTGCATATGCGGCTTTTTCACGAGCGCGAGTGGGGGTTGATTATTTACGATGAAGCGCATTTGCTGCCCGCGCCGGTGTTTCGCGTTACAGCCGCGTTGCAGGCCGCGCGCCGGCTTGGCTTGACGGCGACTTTGGTGCGCGAGGACGGCTGCGAGGAAGATGTGTTTTCCCTGATCGGACCCAAATTATATGAACTTCCGTGGCGCGATATGGAAGAGGAAAGGTGGATCGCCGCCGCATATTGCGCGGAGGTTCGCGTGCCGTTTCCCGATGTGCAGCGGGAATTGTACAGAGGCGCGACAGCCCGGGCGAAAGTGCGGATCGCCGGGGAAAACCCGGCGAAAGTGGCGGTGCTGCGCGAGCTTTTGCGCCGCCACCGGCAGGAACAAATTTTGATCATCGGGCAATTTTTATCCCAATTGCAGACGATTGCGCGCGATTTGCGCGTGCCGCTCATCACCGGGAAAACGCCGCAGGCGGAGCGGGAAAACCTGTATCGCCAATTTCGCGCCCGGCAAATTCCGATTTTAATCGTATCCAAGGTGGCGAATTTCGCCATTGATCTTCCCGACGCGGCCGTAGCCGTGCAGGTATCGGGAAGCTTCGGTTCCCGGCAAGAAGAAGCGCAGCGGTTGGGCCGCATTCTCCGTCCGAAGGCGGAAGGCAACAAAGCTTACTTTTATTCGCTCGTCACGGAAGGGTCGTGCGAGCAGGATTTTGCGCTGAAACGGAAGCTTTTTTTGGCTGAACAGGGATATCAATACGCCATTGAACGGGTTTTTGGCGAACACATGTTGGAAAGGGTGTCGTTGTGA
- a CDS encoding CBS domain-containing protein, translated as MKTLQEIMTKNCVTLTPQDNVYEAAVKMKEHDIGFIPVVEGKKLLGVITDRDIVLRCTAEKKPGSTAVTEIMSHDIVTASPNTTIQEAAKLLAGKQIRRLPIVENGELVGVVAIADMAVREKFEDEAGEALSEISEPNGQFAKTTL; from the coding sequence ATGAAAACACTTCAGGAGATCATGACGAAAAATTGCGTCACCTTGACGCCGCAGGATAACGTTTATGAAGCGGCAGTGAAAATGAAAGAACATGATATCGGCTTTATTCCGGTCGTAGAAGGCAAAAAGTTGCTCGGCGTCATTACGGATCGGGATATCGTGCTGCGCTGCACGGCGGAAAAGAAGCCGGGCTCCACGGCTGTTACCGAAATTATGTCGCATGATATCGTGACGGCAAGTCCAAACACCACGATACAGGAAGCGGCCAAATTGCTGGCGGGCAAGCAAATTCGCAGGCTGCCGATAGTGGAGAACGGGGAGTTGGTAGGCGTCGTTGCCATCGCCGACATGGCTGTCCGGGAAAAGTTCGAAGACGAGGCCGGCGAGGCGCTTAGCGAAATATCCGAGCCGAACGGCCAATTCGCCAAAACAACGTTATGA
- a CDS encoding YugN family protein, whose protein sequence is MIIEGFGLKGCKTDLANLDNSAESVGFYRWSWEYTRAVYDQKIEDKKNNHEYYVRFNVRAVEGKLEQPHAILVFEDAYIGRKHFPFGLDYDVPIPEEILKAAKQKLADLQAQLG, encoded by the coding sequence ATGATTATCGAAGGCTTTGGCCTGAAAGGATGCAAAACCGATCTTGCAAATCTTGACAATTCGGCGGAATCGGTCGGATTTTACCGCTGGTCTTGGGAATATACCCGTGCCGTGTACGATCAGAAAATAGAGGACAAAAAAAACAACCACGAATACTATGTGCGCTTCAATGTTCGCGCCGTCGAGGGCAAACTGGAACAACCGCACGCCATTTTGGTTTTCGAAGACGCTTATATCGGCCGCAAGCATTTTCCGTTCGGGCTCGATTATGATGTGCCGATTCCGGAAGAAATCCTGAAGGCCGCCAAGCAAAAACTAGCTGATCTGCAAGCGCAACTTGGCTAA
- the ftsW gene encoding putative lipid II flippase FtsW → MTTQRRGTPDFLLLFLTFALVGFGTVMVFSASYNLNPDPLYYTKRQIIWAALGTFVMFFFMNVNYRRLKKWFLPFFLLVVALLILVLIFGVRVNGAKSWFGIGSFGGQPTEFAKVAVILYLSALISKKGETIREFKKGLLPPLIIVGFVAGLIMLQPDLGSCMILVLSAMTVIIAGGAKFRHLALLGFAGAMLLGLYLLVLLLPSESSAAASYRIERFTAYLHPWEHQLDSGFHIVQSLFAFGHGGITGAGFGQSIQKLFYLPAAHNDFIFSIIGEELGFIGATLFLLVYLLFIWRGLIVAVRCQDTFGTLVGTGFISMIGLQALINIGGVTNAIPITGVTLPFISFGGSSLMATMMAMGILLSISRDMNRPDKEKRSA, encoded by the coding sequence ATGACAACGCAACGCAGGGGGACACCCGATTTTCTTCTGCTCTTTTTGACATTTGCTTTGGTTGGCTTCGGCACCGTCATGGTTTTTAGCGCCAGCTATAATTTAAATCCCGATCCTTTATATTACACGAAAAGGCAGATCATTTGGGCGGCTTTGGGCACGTTCGTGATGTTTTTCTTCATGAATGTGAACTACCGGCGGCTGAAAAAATGGTTCCTGCCTTTTTTCCTTTTGGTTGTTGCTCTGCTTATTTTGGTCTTGATTTTCGGGGTGCGCGTAAACGGCGCCAAAAGCTGGTTCGGCATCGGATCATTCGGCGGGCAGCCGACGGAATTCGCCAAAGTGGCGGTCATTTTGTATCTTTCCGCACTGATCAGCAAAAAAGGTGAAACAATCAGGGAGTTCAAAAAAGGCCTGCTGCCGCCACTCATCATTGTCGGATTTGTCGCCGGATTGATCATGCTGCAACCAGACCTTGGCTCTTGCATGATTCTGGTGCTGTCGGCGATGACCGTCATTATCGCCGGCGGGGCGAAATTCCGCCATCTTGCTTTGCTGGGATTTGCCGGAGCGATGTTACTCGGGCTGTATTTGCTCGTCTTGCTGTTGCCTTCCGAATCATCCGCGGCGGCAAGCTATCGAATCGAACGGTTCACCGCATACTTGCATCCGTGGGAACATCAACTGGATTCCGGATTCCATATTGTCCAATCGTTGTTCGCGTTCGGCCACGGCGGCATAACCGGCGCGGGGTTCGGGCAAAGCATCCAGAAACTGTTCTATTTGCCGGCTGCGCACAACGATTTTATTTTTTCCATTATCGGAGAAGAGCTGGGCTTTATCGGCGCGACACTGTTTTTGCTTGTTTATCTTTTGTTTATTTGGCGCGGTCTCATTGTCGCCGTTCGCTGCCAGGATACATTCGGAACGCTGGTCGGAACCGGCTTTATAAGCATGATCGGTTTGCAGGCGCTCATCAATATCGGCGGCGTCACCAACGCCATTCCGATAACAGGGGTCACATTGCCTTTCATCAGCTTCGGCGGCTCCTCCCTCATGGCCACAATGATGGCAATGGGTATTTTGCTCAGTATTTCCCGGGATATGAATCGACCGGATAAAGAAAAAAGAAGCGCATAA